CCTGGGGGCGGCCCACAGTCATGGACGTCTCGGCGTGTTTTATCAACACCTGCGGCTGGCGGGGAAACCACCGAAAGTGGCTCGGATCGCGCTGGCTCGAAAGCTGCTTCGCGTTGGCCTGGCGGTGGTGAAGTCTGGCCAGCCGTACCAGGAGGACTATCAGCGCCCGGAACATACCGCAGCTTGACACGGAGGGAACAAGACCCTATCTGCGATGAAGCACACCAGGAACCGACCCGCTCAGGATAACCTCTCCGGGCGGTTGTGTTGCCTTACTGATCCGTGCTTAAGTCAGTAGCGATGCCGTAAACTGCGTTCCTCGGATGAACGCAAGCGGCAGGGCTTTGCGCCGGATGCGCTGCCAGCCCACCGTCAGCCGCTTCTTCAACTCGCTCATCGACATCGCGCAGAAGTTCCCCACCACATTCCGTTTGAGATCGGCCCAGATCAACTCGATCGGGTTCAATTCCGGCGCATACGGCGGCAGGTAGAGCAACGACAGGCGTTCGTGCAGGTGCACGAACGCTTGCACCGCCTTCGACCGGTGGATCATGGCGCGATCCAGCACCACGATCACCTCCCCATCCACATGTCGCAGGACATGCTCCAAGAACGTCACGACCCCAGGTGAGCGCACCGCGCCGCGGTGCGTGTGGTGCAGGAACTGCCCATCAGTCGTGATGGCACCGATCACGGACAGATGTTCCCAGCGCAGCTTTGTGGGGATGATCGGCGTCTGCCCACACCGCCCCCAGGTGCGAACTTTCGTCGTTTTCAGACTGAAGCCGCTTTCGTCCAGAAACACCACGGTCGCGCCCTCAGCGATTTTTTTTCCCCAGGGCCTCTCGCTGAACACGAACCCAGGTGGCGATGTCGTCTTCGTGGCGTTCCACGGCCCGCAGTGCGGGCCGCTGATACGTGAATCCCCAACTGCGGAGGATCCGGGAGAGGTGCGCCCGATCGAGCCACACGCCATAGGTCACGCCGATCACGTGGCGGATCTTCGGGATCGTCCAGCCACTGGTCTCAAAGCCGTGCGACCGGGGATCGCCGTCGATCATGGCCCCGATCTCGTCCTGCTGGGCTGCAGTCAGACGCCGTGGTCGACCGGTGGCGCGGGAAGCGCGCAGCGCGTCCTCTCCATCGCGCCGCAGCCGAGCACGCCATGCACGGATCGTCACCTCGGCCACGCCGAACTGCTGGGCCAGGTCGCGGGTCGGGCGGCCGGAGTCAGCGAGGGCGGACTGGGCGGCAAGACGCCGTTCTTCCTGCTGGGTGCGCGTGAGGTGGCTTGGCCGCCAGAAGGAAATCGTCACACCCTATGCTACATATTTACGCATGGATCAGTAAGTTGCCAGAACCCCCCAGGCTCAGACCAGGGCCTTCGCAGGACGGAGGGGCTGGCATGGGCGGCACTCGTCAGGACGGACAGGTGTGGCAGACCGGCAATCACTGCTGAGCACAGGAAAAAGGCATGAAGACAGCGTGTGAGGTTCAGCTCTCCATCAGCCCCTGATCGGGCGTCACCGGGTTGCGCTGCAGATCGTCGTTCTCCGGAGCGTACCGTTCGCCATCTCCACGTGCAGGTCATGGCCACGGAGCGGGGGGAGCGGCCATCCACGGGCTTTCGCCGGTGGTGGGTCAGGGGTCGGCGGTCAGCGGGTGTGTCGTCCACGATCACCCCTTTTCCGGTGTCACCTGACGGTGGTCAGCTCTCTGCGGAGGTCAGCGGTACGCCCTCGTCCTTGAGGCGTACCACCACCGTTTCGACGAAGTCGTGCATAGAGAGGGCCGCCATGGCGGCGTTGGCCTCGCGGAGCAGTGCGCTCGCAGACATCTCCCCGGCCAGGCACCTCGCCTCGAGGAGTTTCCAGTGCTCCTGACCCACGCGCTTGCCGAGCAGCAGCTTGATCGCGCCGCGGTGACGCTCCCACTGCTCTTCAGCGGGCAGCGCGTCCTCGAACCGCCGGAGCTCGTCAAACGCCGCCTGCGGATCTTCCTCCACTGGATGTGTGGTCGATCCTTTCATCTGTGACACCGCAGCCACCAGGCCACCGCCACCCGCCGTGTCCACGTACTTTCCGCTGCCATCGTTCAGGATGTCCCAGGCGTACGCGCCTCGGGACTTGCGGATCCGGCTCGTGCTCGCCAGGATGCGCTCAGCCAGCGCGAGGCGCGCCCGTGCCGCATCGACCGTATGTTTGCGGATGTACGCCCGTGCCTGGCTGTCGGGGATTTCCAGCAGTTTGAGGCGACCGACGAGTTCGAGCTGCTCGGCGGTCAGTGGATAATCCGGCCGCTGCGGATTGAGGACGTACCTCACCCGCTGTGTGGCGCCACGTCCACTCAGCACCGCGCTTTTCAAAAATTCGCTGGCGATGAGCTCGTCGTGGATCGGCGAGATCGTGCGCCGGATGCTGTCCGGCCGCAGGTTGGTGAGCCGCAGCAGCTTGCCGAGTTCCAACAGCCCGAAGTCCAGATGCCCCTCGCTCGAGGCCTGGGGATCGCTGTACCACAGCGTGTCCAGCAGGCGGAACAGCATCCGGCTCTGGCTGCCCGGGAGCTTGAGCATGAAGTCAAGATCAAACGGCCGCACCCGGGGCGAGGACAGACTTGCCGCCACCTCCTTGTCGAGGGTCACCCGCAGCTTCGTTCCCGCGCCGAACGACTTGAGGTTCAGCGACGTCGCCTCGGCGGCTACCTCCTCCACTCGCTCGATGAACCGGAACGTGACCCGGCGGGCGGTGCCCCCAGGATGGTCGAGCCACCCGGAGATCTTGTACATCGTGCCGGAGAGACGCGTGAGGCTGTCGTGGATGATGCGGTAGTTCTGGCTGCTGTCGGTGCGGCCCAGCATCTTCAGGAGGGCGTAGGCGCTGCACTCGACCGAGTTGTCCCTGGGTTTGCCCCGTTCGAGGAACAGGTTACTCAGCACGAGCATCATGTCGTTGTCGGGGCCATGTGGGAATCCGTAGGCGTTACCCAGGCATTCGACGTGCATTTCACGCCCGGCGATGACGAACGAATGCTCCCAGCGCGTCTCCCCTGCCTTGAGCCGCGTGAGGCAACTGATCAGTGACGCCTCCGCGAGATTGAGGTCATCAAAGTTGGATCTCAGGGCCAGGGGCGATGAGGTCATCTTCTTTCAAAATAACACATCGACTGAAGATGATCTTCTCTATCTTTAAGAATAACAGTCTGTAATACAAAGAAGATCATCTTCAGAGATGCGCTGCATATCTTCTCCCAGTGCCGTTTTTTCGCACGAACGCCACAAACTGGACGGGCGGAACGCCACAAACTGGACGGGTGAAGCCGCCCAGGATGCCACGAAGTGGACGGTCATGGCCTTCACCCATTCCACAACCTGGACGGGTAAGGCGCCACAAACTGGACGGGTGGAGCATGTGGGAGTTCCCCTGCTAGCCACCGGTTCCCACAACCTGGACGGGTGAAGTCGTGGCGTTCACCCCACAAACTGGACGGGTGAAATGCCGTGCCTTCCCACGAAGTGGACGGGTGAAGGCACAGCAGATCCCACGAACTGGACGGGTGAACGTGCAGTGGACGGGGTGGGCTGTCCACCGCACGTTCACCCCTGCTGTCCTACTGCTGCTGTAGGTGCTCGCGCAGGCGGGTATCGGCCCACTTGCCGTAGGTCGGGCAGTCTGCACGTCACTGTGCCCCAGATGTTTGGCGACGTCCTGAAGCTGGAACCCGGCGCGCACCAGGCGCGTGCCGGCGGTGTGGCGCAGCGCGTGCAGGCCCCGGTACGGCACACCGACGCGGATACACAGCGTCCTGAGCCGGTTCCGCGCCGCTTCCGGCGTGCGGCCGATGACGAGGTGTGTGCCCTGGCCGCCGAGCTCGCGGAGGTCACGGATGAGGAAACCCGACAGCAGGACACGGCGGGTCTTGCCGCCCTTGCCGTGGAGGGTTCTGGCAACTTAACCTCGGTAGGCTGGTGAGCCGTGAGTGACCGGAAGCCGTACCGCCACCGTTTTCCATTGAGCGTCATCGGCTACGCCCGGCGGCTCTATCACCGCTAGTCGCTCAGTCAACGTGACGTGCAGGAACTCCTCCACGAGCGTGGGGTCGTGGTCAGCCACGAGACCCTGCGACAGTGGAACATCAAGTTCGCCCCTCTGCTCACTGAGGAACTGCGCCACCAGGAACCACGCCGGGGTTCCCGGTGGCATCTGGACGAGATGCTCGTGAAGGTCGGCGGGGTCACCCACTGGCTGTGGCGGGCCGTGGACGAGCACGGGGACGTGCTCGACATTCTCCTTCAGGACAACCGCGATACCGAGGCCGCCAGATCCTTTTTCATGCGCCTGTTGGAGACCTACGATGTGCCGGAGGTCGTGCACACCGACACGCTCTGGAGCGATGGGGCGGCCATCCGGGCACTTCCTGTGCTCCACGTCGTGGAGCACGTCCAGGTCGTGTCCACGGCCCGTTGCAACAACGTGGTGGAGCAATCGCATCGCCCGACACGGCAGCAGGAATGTGCTCAGCTCGGCTTCAAACGACGGCGAAGAACGCAGGAATTCCTCGACCTGCACGCCCGCGTTTCAAATCTTTATCGCCACACCCGAACCACGGTTCCCGCCGCCCTCAGACGATATGGTCAGTGTGCAGCCCTGCGTCTGTGGCGAGAGGCGATGCAGCAGGCGGCTTGAACATCAAGCCGCCTGCTGCGCTCCTCCGGCCTCGCCGAGGGTAAGTTGCCAGAACCCTCACTGAAGTCATCCGGCACCTCCCCGAAGGATTGGGGCTGACTATCATCACCAACAACTTCCACGCCGCCGTCGAACTCGCTGAACGTCCCGACGTCCGCGGCCTCCTGCTCGGCGGCTTGATTGACCCCACAAGCCAGATCACCTCCGGCCTACGCGCGCTGGAAGACCTCGGCGGCGTCCGTTCGGATGTGTGTTTGCTGGGCGTGTGCAGTCTGCACCCCGAGCACGGCCTCACCGCCGCCTACCACGAGGAGGCACGGCTCAAGCGCGCCATGATCCGGCAGTCAGCGGAGTGCGCCGTCGTGCTTACCGCCGACAAGCTGGGCACCACCGTGCCCTACACCGTGGTTCCCGCTACGGAAATCGACACCCTGTTCATCGACTCGCAAGTCCCAGCCGAGCCTCTGGAGCCCTACCGTGATCTGGGTGTGCAATTCGTCCGATAAGGCCGGCCGCAAAGGCCCCCGCGGTGCGTCACAGGGCCGTCAATACAGGCGCTCATCTTCGGTGGTGCCTACGCGGCCCGGAGGCGAGCCGCCAGCACCGCGCCGGGGGAGCGCCATCCGATCCACTCCTTGAGATCGGCGTTCAAGCTTGAAAGCTGCGCTGCAGGTACCTGGAGGTTCTGTGTCCAGCTGCCGGTCGGGAGTTTTCGTGCTGGGAACGGCATGGATCCGCTGGGCAGGGAGGCCAGCGGCAAGAGCGCTCCCCTCAGGTCAGCTCGCGGATCAGCACCCGGGCCACCCGCTCGCGCAGGACATGGTCGTCCCGCAGTTCACGCAGCAGGGCGTCAAGCACCAGCTCCTGGGTCACGGGGAACCCGGCGTCACGGCACTCCTGCACGTAGGCCTCCAGCACCTTCTTGAGACTCGGTTTGACCCGGGTGCTCAGCGGTTTGCGCTCCTCGGGCGCCGCATAGACTGGAAGGTTCAGCGCCCTGCGGCTCTCCCCTCCCCCACTGGCCACGCTGGGAATGGGGGGCTTCCCGGCCTCGCCCGGACGTCCATCGTCGGGCTGGGCCTGCTTCATCATGTTCTTGATGCTGCTCATGCCAGCGCCTCCCGGATCTCGTCCCAGAGCTGGGTGAAGTGCCACCACTTGCCGTCGGGCCGGCTGCCCTTGCCCAGCGCATAGAGCCGCGAATACGGCACGACCGTCCGGGCCAGGCGGGCCTCAGGAATGCCCTCCCGGATCGCCTCGACGGTATCGCGGGTGACCGCCGGCATGGTACCGCCGTGGTTGACCACGATGAGGTGCTGGAGGGCCGGATTAGCGCGCAGGGGCAGTTTCATCAGGTGGTACGTCTCCAGCAGCTGTGGCAGATCGCCCGAGCCGATATGGACGGGCATGAGGACGAGGTCGGACTCGCTCATCGCCTGCACGATGATGTGTTTATCCCCTGGCGGCGTGTCGATGAACACGAAGTCGATCAGGCCCGAGGCCTTGATCTCGGCGAGTAGCGGCTCGAGTTCCTCGGCTGTGACCCGGTCGCAGGCGAGGGTCTCCCCTGCCAGCTCGGCCGCATTGACCCACTGCTCAGCGCTTGGGGTGGTGTCCATGTCGATGAGCGCAACACGGGCCCCGGTGAGGGCAGCAAGGTATGCCAGCGGCACGATGGTGCTCGTCTTGCCGGCCCCACCCTTTTTCATGACAGCCGAGATGACAACCGTCTTGCCAGCATATTGGCCTTCCTGCTTGCTGTCTGCCATGTTCGCCATCATGACACATAACAAACCAGACAGTTGGCATGAAAGGCATCTGTCATGTTGGCATGAAAGATGGAATGATGTAAAGAATTACGGAAATAACGAAGTTTAGAGGAGGGCCTGATGACCCTCGCTGACGTGATGGGTGGCCCTCTGGCACGCACGGACACGCTGTTCCAGACGGCTCCGGCGAACGGTGTCGAACACGCCGAGCGGCTGCAGCCTCACCGTTTCAGACTTGGGCGCGCCGCCACCAAATGACCCAAGGGCAGGGTAGGGGAGGGCCCGCGGTGGGGCGACCCACTAGGTGGATCCGCACAGGACGTCACGCGCCTGAACCGAGGTTTCCACCTGAGCTTCCTCCCTGTGCTGGGTGGCGACTGCCCTACCGCCCTGACGCGCCCTACCCAGGGGGAGGCCGGGGAGGGGAGATCCCGGAAGCACCCCTCCTGGCCGCTTCAGGATCCCCATGCCCACGGTGGGGATCTTGAGGCAGCGGAGTGGGGCATGGCCTGAGGGCTATACGATCGGCCGCGCGGAGGTCAGTGGCGCTGCTGAATAGGGGGAACCGTGGTCAGCGCGGACGCGGTGCCGGTGGGGGAGACGGGCGTGCCGTGCCGGTCGCCGAATGGTGAGCGGCAGTGACACGCCAGCGGACGCTGTCAAGGCGAGCCAGAGCGTCGCCTCTGCCGGGCTGGGACACGCTGAACGTCCAGGCCGCGTGCACCCGCCAGAACAGGTTGTCGGTGCTCCCTCATCCCCCCGGCGTAGCCCGGAGTTCCCTTCCTGACCATCA
This Deinococcus sp. AB2017081 DNA region includes the following protein-coding sequences:
- a CDS encoding replication initiator protein A, coding for MTSSPLALRSNFDDLNLAEASLISCLTRLKAGETRWEHSFVIAGREMHVECLGNAYGFPHGPDNDMMLVLSNLFLERGKPRDNSVECSAYALLKMLGRTDSSQNYRIIHDSLTRLSGTMYKISGWLDHPGGTARRVTFRFIERVEEVAAEATSLNLKSFGAGTKLRVTLDKEVAASLSSPRVRPFDLDFMLKLPGSQSRMLFRLLDTLWYSDPQASSEGHLDFGLLELGKLLRLTNLRPDSIRRTISPIHDELIASEFLKSAVLSGRGATQRVRYVLNPQRPDYPLTAEQLELVGRLKLLEIPDSQARAYIRKHTVDAARARLALAERILASTSRIRKSRGAYAWDILNDGSGKYVDTAGGGGLVAAVSQMKGSTTHPVEEDPQAAFDELRRFEDALPAEEQWERHRGAIKLLLGKRVGQEHWKLLEARCLAGEMSASALLREANAAMAALSMHDFVETVVVRLKDEGVPLTSAES
- a CDS encoding IS630 family transposase (programmed frameshift), producing the protein MSFWRPSHLTRTQQEERRLAAQSALADSGRPTRDLAQQFGVAEVTIRAWRARLRRDGEDALRASRATGRPRRLTAAQQDEIGAMIDGDPRSHGFETSGWTIPKIRHVIGVTYGVWLDRAHLSRILRSWGFTYQRPALRAVERHEDDIATWVRVQREALGKKIAEGATVVFLDESGFSLKTTKVRTWGRCGQTPIIPTKLRWEHLSVIGAITTDGQFLHHTHRGAVRSPGVVTFLEHVLRHVDGEVIVVLDRAMIHRSKAVQAFVHLHERLSLLYLPPYAPELNPIELIWADLKRNVVGNFCAMSMSELKKRLTVGWQRIRRKALPLAFIRGTQFTASLLT
- a CDS encoding ParA family protein; this translates as MADSKQEGQYAGKTVVISAVMKKGGAGKTSTIVPLAYLAALTGARVALIDMDTTPSAEQWVNAAELAGETLACDRVTAEELEPLLAEIKASGLIDFVFIDTPPGDKHIIVQAMSESDLVLMPVHIGSGDLPQLLETYHLMKLPLRANPALQHLIVVNHGGTMPAVTRDTVEAIREGIPEARLARTVVPYSRLYALGKGSRPDGKWWHFTQLWDEIREALA
- a CDS encoding tyrosine-type recombinase/integrase, with product MLSGFLIRDLRELGGQGTHLVIGRTPEAARNRLRTLCIRVGVPYRGLHALRHTAGTRLVRAGFQLQDVAKHLGHSDVQTARPTASGPIPACASTYSSSRTAGVNVRWTAHPVHCTFTRPVRGICCAFTRPLRGKARHFTRPVCGVNATTSPVQVVGTGG